The sequence CCGGGCGCGCCCTCGACGATCGAGAGCCGCCGCTTCGACGGCACCACCTGGGAGGCCGGCCCGCTCGCCCTGTCCGGCACGACCAACGCCGAGGACCCGGACCTCGCCGTCGGTCCGACCGGCCACGCGATCGCCCTCTGGCTCCGACCGTCCAACGGCACGGTGACCCTGCAGGCCCGTCGCTACGTGGCGCCCCCGTCCGCGGGGCCGGTCGAAGACACGCCGGGGGAGGAGCCGACGACGCCGGGCGGGGCCGAGGTGCCGGGTGGGTCCGACGCGCCGGGCGGTGCCGGTGAGTCCGGCGGCGCGGGCGCGCCGACCACGCCGCCCGTCATCTCCGGTGGCGTCGACGAGCCCAAGACGGCGCCCGTCGTGACCGGCGGCGGCTCCGGCGCGCCCGCGGGCGCTCCGTCCGCGCCGGTCGGTGGCGGCGCGCCGTCCCTTGCGCCCGTCCAGCCGCGTGCGTCCGTGCCCGACGCGCCCGAGATCACCCGGCTGCGCGTCGGCTCGCGCATCGACTTGCGGCTCTCTGCGCCCGCCCGGCTGCGCGTCTCGTTCGAGCGCCGCACGGCCGCCGGCTGGCGCGTCGCGCCCGGCACGCTGGAGCTGCCGGCCGTGCAGCGCGGGGCCGTGCGGATCGCGTACGGCAAGCTCGCCCTCGCGGCGGGGCGCTACCGCGTCACCGTGCGGGCGACCGACGCGCGCGGGCAGCGCTCGGTGCCCGCGCGCACGACGTTCCGGGTGCGGTAAGGGGCGGGATCAGGGTCCTCCCTGAAGACCGTGGGGAGCGTGTGCTGGAAGGTGGCTGACATGCCTCCCCAGCATCGCTCCCCGCTCATCCGCCTCGCGCTGGACCGCGCGCGCTACGAGCAGCTCGTGGTCGCGCGGTTCGGCGGCGCGCTGTCCCGCGAGGACGCCGAGGACGTCGTGTCCGAGGCGCTGCTCGCCGTGGCCGGCCGCGTGCCCGACGACGCGCCGCCGGCCTGGTTCGCGCGCGTCGTGCTCAACCGCGCGGAGGACTTCCGCCGCGCGCGCGACGGCCGGCGCACGCCGCGGCACTTCGTCGCCCTCGACGACGCGCACCCCGCTCCGACGCCCGACGACGGCCGCTTCGAGCGCGAGCTCGCCCGCGGCACCGTGCACCGGGCGCTCCGGCGACTGCCCCACGAGCACCGCGCGCTGCTGCGCCGCCGGCACCTGGCCGGGCAGGGCCGGCGCGAGATCGCGAGCGCGCTCGGCCTCAGCGTCAGCCAGTACGAGAAGCGCCACGCCGTCGCCTGGAGCGCGCTCGTCCACGTCGTCGCGGCCGACGAGCCGACACCCCGGTGCCGGCCCGTCCGCCGCTCACGCGCGCACGCCGAGGCTCACCTCGTCGAGTGCCTCAACTGCCGGCTCGCGCTGTCGGACGTCATGGCTGCGTCGTGCTCAGCGTGAATGTCACCGTCTTCGCGTAGCTGCCGGTCCGCAGCGGGTCCGTGCGCTTGACCAGCTGCCTGGCGGTGACGGTCACCTCGTCGTTGGACACCGGTCCGGGCCAGCTCGTCTTCGACAGCTCGATCCGCAGCGGCTCCGGCAGCGAGAACGGGCCGTTGACCAGGTTGCCGGGCGGGCTCACGGTCAGCGTCGCGTCGGCGGCGCTCGACGTGACGGTCGCCTTGGTCGTCGCCGTGTAGTCCTGCTCGACGCCCGGCACGAACGGCGGGAACGTCGCCGGGCCGTCCAGCGACAGGGCGAGCGTCGCCGGCACGGTCCCGCTGACGCCGCCGGAGCCGTTCGTCGGCCCGACGCAGGAGCAATAGCTCTCGCTCGGCTTGCCCGGGGTGTAGAGCCACGCCTTGAAGAAGTCGCGCAGGTCCTGGCCGGACTCGCGCTGGGCGATCGCGACGAAGTCCTGCGTCTCGGCCACCGAGCCCTTGAACGTCGAGTGGTAGGCGCGAAGCGTGTTGAAGAAGGCCTCGTCGCCGATCTTCATCCGCAGCGCCTGCAGGGTCTGGGCGCCGCGCTGATAGACCGTCGAGCTCTGGTACTGGTTGACGACGCCCGGGTCGTGGACCGTGTTGTTCCAGAACGTGCCGGTGCGGTTGTAGCTGTTGAGGAACGCCTGCCGCGCGGTGATGCCGCCCGTGTGCTCGGTCCACAGCCACGCGGCGAACGTCGCGAAGCCTTCGCTGAGCCACACGTCCCGCGCGCGGCGCCAGGCGACGCTGTCGCCGAACCACTGGTGCGCGAGCTCGTGGGCGAGCGCGGACAGCCCGTTCGCGCTGGTGAAGATCGGCCGCGTCTGCTGCTCCATCTGGTAGCCCGCGTTGACGAGGTCGACGATCGCGCCGGAGGCCACGAACGGGTACGGGCCGAAGCGCTCGCCGAAGAAGTCGAGGATCGCGGGGATCGTGTCCAGCCGCTGCTGCGCCTGCGCGGTCAGCTGGTCCGGCCGGATGCCGTTGATGATCGGCAGGCCGGCCGGCGTGGTGTACCGCTGGATCGTGTACTTGCCGATCTGCAGCGTGGCCAGGTAGGTCGCCATCGGGTCCGGCGCGTCCCACACCCAGGTGGACGTGCCCGCCGCCTCGTCGACGGTGTTGCTCACGAGGATGCCGTTCGACATCACCTGGCGGTCGGCCGGGACGGTCACCGTGAACGTGAACGCGGCCTTGTCGTTGGTGGTGTTGTTGTTGGGGAACCAGGTGTCCGAGCCCTGCGGCGGGGTGGACGTGTAGGCGCCGTACTCGGTGTAGTTCCAGCCGTCGAGGAAGCCGTCCGGGTCGCGCGGGGCCGGGCCCGGCTCGCCGGCGTAGAGCACCTCGACCTCGAAGCCGGTGGACGGCAGCAGCGGCGTGGCCGGGGTGATGATCAGCTCGCGGCCGTCACGCACGTACTGCGCGCTGACGCCATCGACCTTCACCGACGAGACCGTCAGGCCGCGCAGGTCGAGGTTGAAGCGGCACAGGTGCGCGGTCGCCGCGGCGGTGATCGTCGCTTTGCCGTCGAGCCACTTGGTCGCGGGGTCGTACTTGAGGTTGAGGTCGTAGTGGCTGACGTCGTAGCCGCTGTTGCCGATGCCCGGGTAGTAGGTGTCGCCCAGATCGCCGGCGCCCTGCAGGCAGGGTCCGGGCGGAGCCGAGGCCACCGCCGCGACCTTCGCCGGCGGCGGCGCACCTTCGGCGCCGTAGCCCGCCATCCACATGCCGCCGACCGCGGCGAGCGACGCCGCCGCCACGACCCAACCGCTCTGGCGCCTCGCCAGCGCCACCAGCCCCCGACGCATCCCAACCCCCTCCAGGTGTGGACTCGATGAGGCGAGCATGTCACGCGCGTCAAGACAGCGATCTAATGTGATAGCTTCCTAGCACAATGATTGAGTTCCACCTCGACGGCGGCTCAGGACTCTCGCCGTACCAGCAGATCGTCCGGCAGGTCCGGCACGCGTTGCGCCTGGGCCTGCTGACCGAGGGGGACCAGCTCCCGACGGTCAAGGACGTCGTGGCCGCGCTGGCGATCAACCCCAACACCGTGCTCAAGGCCTACCGGGAGCTCGAGCACGAAGGCCTCGTCGCCGCTCGGCCGGGCGTCGGCACGTTCGTCACGCGGACGCTGGCCGACACGTCGCTGGCCGCGCACGGGCCGCTCCGTGCCGACCTGCGGCGCTGGCTCGGCAAGGCACGCGGCGCCGGCCTCGACGACGAGAGCATCGAGGCGCTCTTCCTGGACACCTTTCGTGGCGAGATGAGGTCGGTGGCATGAACGCGGTTCTGCGGGCGGAAGGGCTGGGGAAGCGCTACGGGCGCCGGTTCGCGCTCGAGGACTGCACGCTGGAAGTGCCCGGCGGGCACGTGGTCGGCCTCGTCGGACCCAACGGGGCGGGCAAGAGCACGCTGCTCAACCTGGCGGTGGGGATGCTGGAGCCGACGGTCGGCACGATCGAGGTGCTCGGCGGCGCGCCGGCGTCCTCACCCGCGCAGCTGGCGAAGGTCGGGTACGTCGCCCAGGACACGCCGACGTACCCGCACCTGAGCGTCGGCGACCACCTGGAGCTCGGCGCGCGGCTGAACCCCGCGTGGGACGCCGACCTGGCGCGGCGGCGGATCGAGCGCCTGGGGCTGCCGCTCGACCAGCGCGCCCGCAAGCTGTCGGGCGGCCAGCGGGCGCAGCTCGCGCTCACGCTCGGGATCGCCAAGCGGCCCGAGCTGCTGATCCTGGACGAGCCGGTGGCGTCGCTGGACCCGCTCGCCCGCCGCGAGTTCCTGCAGGACCTGATGGAGGCGGTCGCCGAGCACGAGCTGAGCGTGATCCTCT comes from Solirubrobacter pauli and encodes:
- a CDS encoding M1 family metallopeptidase, producing the protein MRRGLVALARRQSGWVVAAASLAAVGGMWMAGYGAEGAPPPAKVAAVASAPPGPCLQGAGDLGDTYYPGIGNSGYDVSHYDLNLKYDPATKWLDGKATITAAATAHLCRFNLDLRGLTVSSVKVDGVSAQYVRDGRELIITPATPLLPSTGFEVEVLYAGEPGPAPRDPDGFLDGWNYTEYGAYTSTPPQGSDTWFPNNNTTNDKAAFTFTVTVPADRQVMSNGILVSNTVDEAAGTSTWVWDAPDPMATYLATLQIGKYTIQRYTTPAGLPIINGIRPDQLTAQAQQRLDTIPAILDFFGERFGPYPFVASGAIVDLVNAGYQMEQQTRPIFTSANGLSALAHELAHQWFGDSVAWRRARDVWLSEGFATFAAWLWTEHTGGITARQAFLNSYNRTGTFWNNTVHDPGVVNQYQSSTVYQRGAQTLQALRMKIGDEAFFNTLRAYHSTFKGSVAETQDFVAIAQRESGQDLRDFFKAWLYTPGKPSESYCSCVGPTNGSGGVSGTVPATLALSLDGPATFPPFVPGVEQDYTATTKATVTSSAADATLTVSPPGNLVNGPFSLPEPLRIELSKTSWPGPVSNDEVTVTARQLVKRTDPLRTGSYAKTVTFTLSTTQP
- a CDS encoding GntR family transcriptional regulator, which codes for MIEFHLDGGSGLSPYQQIVRQVRHALRLGLLTEGDQLPTVKDVVAALAINPNTVLKAYRELEHEGLVAARPGVGTFVTRTLADTSLAAHGPLRADLRRWLGKARGAGLDDESIEALFLDTFRGEMRSVA
- a CDS encoding ABC transporter ATP-binding protein, whose translation is MNAVLRAEGLGKRYGRRFALEDCTLEVPGGHVVGLVGPNGAGKSTLLNLAVGMLEPTVGTIEVLGGAPASSPAQLAKVGYVAQDTPTYPHLSVGDHLELGARLNPAWDADLARRRIERLGLPLDQRARKLSGGQRAQLALTLGIAKRPELLILDEPVASLDPLARREFLQDLMEAVAEHELSVILSSHLVSDLERTCDYLVVLVDSRVRLAGEMDDIVGTHVRLSGPRDAGHPGELVTARHTDVQSTYVVRYRGPIADPSWTVGQLSLEDIVLAYMERRPEPARRALEAVR
- a CDS encoding RNA polymerase sigma factor, whose amino-acid sequence is MPPQHRSPLIRLALDRARYEQLVVARFGGALSREDAEDVVSEALLAVAGRVPDDAPPAWFARVVLNRAEDFRRARDGRRTPRHFVALDDAHPAPTPDDGRFERELARGTVHRALRRLPHEHRALLRRRHLAGQGRREIASALGLSVSQYEKRHAVAWSALVHVVAADEPTPRCRPVRRSRAHAEAHLVECLNCRLALSDVMAASCSA